The sequence taaaaaaaaatgttattttaaaaaaaataaaattaaccagtattttaaatacacaagtATTTCAgtgaaaataatagaaaaattagaTGGTAGTAGTAGTGAAAAAAACAATTGACTACAAAAATCACTTTGGTTTAAGCACTACAGTTTATACATAAAGTAACCAtacattttgttgttttaaatatttaaaataaattctacacatttttataatttgtgattaaaaataatgtttatacacgATAACTTGTTAATATCAgcctttttaataattaactaattgtCACTGAACATGTTgaagcataaaaatattaattcaattaatagaGTACATCATACCTACATAGAAAATATTAGACAGCACATATAAATTATCAGATAATCTTTGACCTTTGTATCCAATATGTTATGCTCaacaatattttgtaagaaACCGTAAAATATTAGATAGAATATGTTAAATACAGAGGaatgttattgttttacattatgtttcaataacatttatcatattaaatattaaagaattataatatcttaacatGGCAATAATTTATGCGTATgcaagataatatataattttttataccattaaactataaaattaaatacttatttaagaaACCCGTGCACTTATTCTTcattcaactatattattatggtaattagTACAAAATAgatcagtattaaaaaataagttagcattgatcattaataaatatgtttatcacttactagttactacttGAGTATTGTAatacgtaataactaataggtacAACTTTAAAGTGCCCAAGCTAATAAATGATCAAgctgtgtattaaaataaaaaaggaaaGACGGAATGTACATTTGTATCAGACATGAGCACTTATATCTGTAAATGTAtgagttattacaataatagaaattaacataaaatcacAAATGTAGAAAcactaaaaactaaatttaaattttaagtataataaactataaataaaaacatataaatataataacttttgaTTACAATTCtactttattatctttttttggaCACAGTTGCATAACATTAGTACAAATTGAATGAACAATGTGATCATCATCTCCAGACTTCATTATATTTATGAGATCTTCTTCAATATCATTAACAATATCTtcgcaataatattgtaaacttttGTTCAGATCAGAATCTTGAACCACATCTACCTCACTCATCAACGGATTCATTTGGCCATCAAGTAATAATGGCATAACTATCAACGTGCCATTCTTCTTAAACGTAGCACGTACATAATCATTCATCTTTTCACACACAGAATCCATCACTTCTGTTAAATATAATTGCGACCGAGCTAACGGAATAGTATTTTTTAGTTG is a genomic window of Rhopalosiphum padi isolate XX-2018 chromosome 4, ASM2088224v1, whole genome shotgun sequence containing:
- the LOC132929335 gene encoding protein seele: MALLKYLYILFALIVSCIAIETSNLKCEVCCRLVEEIQRNVSSVDPSNIVQVSNFRLDGNGNQLKNTIPLARSQLYLTEVMDSVCEKMNDYVRATFKKNGTLIVMPLLLDGQMNPLMSEVDVVQDSDLNKSLQYYCEDIVNDIEEDLINIMKSGDDDHIVHSICTNVMQLCPKKDNKVEL